The region TTACTTTTGTAATAATACTGACGAGATCCTGAGAAGGCTTAATGATGACCTTGAAAGTATATCCAGATGGATTAAAATGAACGGATTAGCATTAAACCCCAAGAAGTGTGAGTACATGGTCATTGGTTCACCACACAGAGACTTGATTATGTTAAATTTGGCACATTATGCTAAATGGGGTCGCAATAAAGAGAGTAGAGACCTTGAAATATCTTGGAATTGTACAGCAACATGTCTTGGTCAAGTCACATCGACTACTTGTGCAATAAGGTCTCCTCAAGtatccttaaggacggtgcctaccattgttattgcgcgtacgttctgcgtatctcgagatactcggatttcctattgctagtgtttattaatacagggatatttttgcgcagtttaaaactatgtggagaaagcagaacttagcaagtgctcttggtatccaaaaagaaaattgggactaaccatgcatttttcagagataattaagctgaaatttggcaaagaacgccatacattactttgtattttgaTGCTTTctgcaaatattgttgattaattatctccgaaaaatgcgtggttacccccaattttctttttggatttcaataacacttgttaagatctgcctttcccgcatattcagtaaaccgcgcaaaaatacctttgaattagtaggcaccgtccttttaAGGACGTTTAAAAACGCGTAATGCCTTGCCTTACATGTACCATCAGCTCATGACAAACTGTGTATAAGTCAACTATTCAGCCCTTATTTGACTACTGCGGAGTACTGCTAGTCTGGGACACATTCAGCGAGACATCATCTCTACGATTACAGAGACTGCAAAATCGTGCTGGAAGTTAGAGTTATCCTTTTGACTGACAATTGCAACCCGTCTGCCTCAGTATtatttaaatgaaaagcgttcgttaataccgtgaggattaaattcatctttcaaatcggcacccttaatcctcacgcttttcatttaacaaatatattcctatttttcacgttgccatgttaccaccaatagcgtagctcctactctactataaaaactacacataacccacaattcctcgattcgctctgatgaagggcaaacgctcgaaacatcagcttttcgaatctctgtacagtggccaatttacattgtcaactccgttgataaaaccaaatttttgtattcttACTTATAAATGCTTAAATAATCAACTAGAAGGACTCGATACGAAGTACTTACGTCACTCAGAAATACACAGTTATAATACTAGAAACAAAGATAAGATTGTTTTACCTAAAACAGGAACTGAATACATGAAATGCACTTTTAAGTACACTTAGTCTAGTATCACCTTATGGAACACATTATCCAAAAATATTCAAAACTCTGACTCTGTATCAGGCTTCAAAACACAAatattattgtaatcatttaatcatgtcattttattctataGTCTTGATGtatagttatttatttatgtcaGGGACACCTGGGATAACAGATTCCTGAAGGTGCTCCCTGGTTAAataaagctcattattattattattattattattattattattattattattattattattgttattgttattgttattgttattgttattattattattattgtaacatTTGACTAGAAAGTTgagcgataaaaaattttgatttaaaaacattttaaaaaaattagacgacgtttcgacgtttacATAACATCATTCTCGAGTCAAAATGAACTGTCTTGTTTACGAAATGCTGTTCATCAGGAAACTTAAACCTTCTCTCAATGTTCAAAGTGACTCTATTAATGCAAAactttttacttaatttttattgttttctattgtattttattcttatacatattttctattgtacatTAGTTCCTATATTTGTTTACTTATCATATATATACTTGTTTAACTCTTATTCATTTTGACTTGAGAATGACGTTATGTAAACGTAAGGAACAATaacattttaggcctaatcaggccAAAAACGATATTTAacctcaaatccaacctttgtcggttagtattcaatgtatggtggggtcatacatggtgttttggtgctttcaTTTCACTGCTTTGCTGTatcgctgtttcgtggtttagtaatgcccatttttttttatgtatatgGAGCAATGAAGAGCctttaaaagttattttttaaCTAACAACAAGAGTGTTACAAGGAATGGCATTTTCAATCTACTGTCATTTTGTTTAAGCAGCGATGTTAGAAGTAAGGTGCCACTCACTGCTCAAAGTCATCTTAAAAACTAaggaacaaaaataaataaccaTTGGAAGTAAAAATAAGTCACTTGTGTTAATGTattatgttgtggttcaaaatttttaaaccaGGTCtatattttgattttccttttattttagattatgataatgaatattagataaagaaataaaacaaaactgaactgatttgaaaatttttaacCCAAGAAGACATTTGAACCACACCTTCTCAATGCCTTGACTTTTCACTGATACATTTCAGGTCAAGATACAACTTCCAATCAGCTCAGCTTTGCCCTTTTTGAAACTCTTGTCAATAGAGATATTGAAGACAGGTGAgcacttataataataattattattaatagacCCTGGAATGAATCTTGCAAGGCTGTTGGTAGGGATAGTACACCAAGTACTACCCGTTGGTAGTCTTCCCTGACTGTCTTCAATAATCCTGACATTATAATCAAGATGGATCCTTTTATTAATATTAAAGTGCACCTTAgccctaattttttttcacttaaaaaattttttttgactTTTTCCGAGTCTATAAGACAGTGCATTTTTGTTATTACATAAAATCCTTGACAATGAGCTCAATATTACCATAATGTTGTCATTTTATAGTGCTTTGTATGGAGAGAATTTCTGCATTTCAAAGAAGTTTGTATTATTTTGTCAAATTGAAACTAAACCCATGTCTCGGAAATTCTAATGTAATATACCAGTTAAAATTAAACGAATTTCACCGAATATGGATATATACTAGATAAGGGAATTGTTTTCAACTGAAAAAAGTACTAAGGGGTAGTAAGATGCAATTTGAATATTCTTGCCAGGGTGGTGAACTTACGCAGCCATTTGTTGTGTGGTCATGCAATGCTCCTGCATAGCAGACTAGGTGAACTTTCTTGTGACAAAAATCTCTAAACAATATGAAACTCAAGATTCAGTGGACTCTTAAAGAAATCCTTGGGATCTCATTACTCCTCACTGAGCTCTTAGTGAAATCATGACAAGATCCTCAAGAATTGGCCATCTTAGGAACTGTTGGTCTTGCATGCATGAGCAGAGGAATTTATGTAATAAATTTTGCTattattttgtgatatttccagATATGCAgtgttttaaattattttgatttctttgcTTCACTTTCCAGGATAGTTGAGGAAATTGATGATGTTTTAGGAGACAAACAAATTGTTGACTACAGTGACACTGGAAAACTAGAGTATGTTGGTCAAACTCTAAAGGAGAGTCTGCGGAAGCACCCACCAGTTGCTGGTACAATGCGCATCACAGCTAAGCCAGAGAAATTTGGACAATTTCAGATCCCCAAAGGCACAAAGATATTTTTCTCCTTCTATGTCAATCATCACCTTCCTGCATACTGGGAGGATCCCGACATATTTAACCCTGACAGATTTTTGGCCAGTGAAGGAGGGAACAAGATAtccaattttgtttatttgccaTTCTCGTGTGGATCACGAATCTGCATTGGCAAGGTTTTTTCAAGAATAAGTTCCACAATTTTCATGTCTCGCCTTCTTCAGAAGTTTAAATTCACCTTGGTTCCTGGGCAGACTTTGGAAAAAGTGGAGAAAATCACTGTACGTCCAAAAGATGGAGTGTTTTGCACCATCCAGAAAAGAGCAAAGGAAGATTTTAAAAGTGAAATCCAGCACTGATATGGAGTTAGCAATAAAGGATGTGTGGCTAATTCAGAGCTATCACAGAAACTACTTGACATCTTGCCAGTGCATGTTTTCTCAAAACAAATTTCTATCATGCACTGCCTTCTTATGACTTATGTCAGATAGATCAAAGTAATTCAAAGATTCAGCTTTTTTGCCACTTCTAAAACTGATTAGtaattcatgatgggaaaacaaaacgaaacaaaattaatgttttagtAATCAATACCGGTATCTGTATACATCTGATacagatttctcttcatttacaaaaacgtttctatcgattttccctgttaaaatgtcttgaatcaccaagAATACCTCGTGTACATTAACACTGAAATACTGACGTTTAATAAATCACACACAATAGTCGCATCAGATCTGTATCACATTAACAAACTCTCAACTTTGCATCGAGTCTGTGaatgtgatacagatctgcTGGTCATATTGCATAATTATATTACCTGTACTTTAACCTTGTCCTTAAATATGAGTCAAGATAATGCCAAAGTATTCATAATTCCATGAGTCCAAGTGGAGGCTTCATTGCCactttcaataatatttttcaacattctcttctttttcatttAGTTTCAAGGTATCTTGAAACTTGCTCATGAACTTTATACACATGGCGTTTTCTATCAATTTGTAATTGGTATTCCACACATTCCACTGATGCaagatttttttctcttttcaatgAGGAGATACATGTATTCTTTTAAAATGTGTAGAATAATAAGTTATTAAACTGAAATGTAAGTGATCTCATTGTGTGATTTCATTGTCACTATTTCATGAACGGAAAGGGAATAGTTTCGACCGACTCCCATTTCACAATTATGGACTAGAACATGCTAGTTCTTGCATTGGGCCCTCAACCCTCCATTTTGCTCCTGGCTTTTAACATAGCTGTAATTAAGAAAAACTGATGGACAAAATTAGGTGACCTATAAACAAGTGTAGAGTCTGAATTCAGTGACTTTTTTTACTTCCATTAGATTAGAAGCAGATAATTAACTTTTAAACTTGAATTTTAAAAGAGGTCCCCCCAACAAGATATCATCTCCACAACACTGTTGACTCCAACGATGCCCTGCTGTTGGTGAATAGTGTGTTAGCTCTTAAATGTCCCAAGGATTTTTAttaacaataaataattattgcgaTTCAGGCCTTCAATAAATTTGTAGTTCTTATCAAAAGACTAAAAGGTTTATCCATTTGATGATTTGTCGGTGTAATTACAAATACAGCTTtctctcctcagttatttaagacTGTCTTGCTTAGGTGCAGGGTTTAACCTTTAAACAGTGGCTGTGCAAGGCTCCCTCAATAAAAATTACCTGTCAGCAGTTAAAGCATTAGCCAAGTGTGTGGGAGAAAGTACTGCATTTGTAATcacaaaaatataataattttgaCTTTCAGTCTTTTTGGACCTAGCTAAGGATTGTAACCCATAAGCCCCATTTGTTATTCAGTGGCCCCAagtaaagtgcccctgtgaccaaacaattaattcttaattttctttggatttggAAACTACTTTAATTAACGCAAcgctaagcgaccaaagttttaagccttgatttcacccgtttattttaactggaatatTCTTATTTaattaatggtctgccattactaactttatgatcgtgagagagctggatcaaggaaaaaatgatgtcaaaggctcacaagtttaagaatgcaatgcgtgtgtacactgcagaattaatatgcagcatgggagttttgggctttcagactgttaacttgtgttttgcataagCTCCATTTACatgttgaaattttaagctactgAGTGAATGGCATCAcatttccctagatccaaccctctgagattcaattggtcagttttgaacacgAGTAATGGTGGACTGTGAAACCCAAAACTCAAAGTgaatggcctttggataaaaatcaaagctcaaaattttgccagtcaggtgttaagcaaatacactttcaaaatctgaaggaaaaaaggaagtgatttttttatcacatgggcactttaaaggaaAGGCTAAATATTGTTATGACAATGTTAGAGAAGTTGATGTTTTCCCTGGGTGATAAACTTGCTCCACAGCCACTCTTCTCCCAGTTGCTAGGGTAACCAGTGATGGAGCATTCCAAGACTTTAACACCAGCCCCACAAGGATATTTATCCCCCAGGTTTGAACGAATGTAGTACACCGCCACTCTTTCAGACCTTAGAGGGAAAAGATCTTACACACAATGTTATCATTTGGCATTGATGTTTTAAGCAGCGGTTTAAGGATGGGGGTGGGGGGTTGCTAGGAGAGAATTCAGGAAGAAAACGACACCAATCCCATCCTAAGTTCTAAGCCAACTTACGGCAACAAAATGCTCTTTTCTTTTCACCAGCATCAAGTGTCTCGGTTGAATTCAATTAGCCCTGGACAACAGAAGAAGCTGCCAATTTCCTTAAAATCCAATTAATGAAGACATAAAAACTTACTTCTTCTATCTTAATTCATTAATGAGGGCAAGAGATTAACACAGCAAGGTGGATGATTGTACCAGAAATGAAAGTTGTAATACAAGATTTGCATTTCTGCATTTCTGAGAGCAGACAAGTGCAGTTTTCAAACATCTTATGTTGCTAATAAATTGGTAGGTCAACAGGATGTTTCCATTCTCCTGTCTGTTTTCAGATAGAAACTACATGGCAACTAAAATACCCTTACAGAAAAGGATAAATGGGCACCCTACCCATAACTTTCAACCAcacgacaattattattatattgtcCTTTGTTTCTTCCATCTTCAGTAAAGTTTGAGctattttgaacttttttttctgtatcTTTATATGGAGGTATAATTAGCAACACTCTACCCCCTCTTAAATTAAAAgcccattaattttttttttaatcaatcttTCAGATGAATGCATGTTGCTTCTTATATCTACTTCATGCATGTTGAATATTAAAATTTTCTGTTGAAAATGTCCTTGCTGGACAGGTTTTTCCCCTTGATTCATTGGTCATGTTTCCACTTTCAAAACAGTTCCGTTGGTCAGGGTCTTACACAAGTGTTATTTACAGCAGAGAAAGGAAGGGGGTTGCACAACATTTCCATTACAAAGAACTCTGAAGCAAACAAGACTTACACAGATCCTGAATGTGCTTATCTGACCTCTACCTCTACGGAATATAAAAACGCATTATTCTTGAAATAGACCGTTGTTATAACGGAATATCCTGAAGTATTCGATATCTTGCACAGACTAGTTCAAAAGCAATTAACGTCTTTCAGTTGGCAACGTTAGGATTAAAATTAGGGGCGTGAAGGACTTCATATTGAGCACCGAATGAAATTTCACGATGAAAAATAACATTGCCCGACCTTCAAGGAGCCAGTTGTCTGAAAAACAACGATAAAAATATTAAACCTTCTGGTACCCTATGTCGCACACAACAAGGGATTTGGAATTTAAAAAAGCTTGTCGAAACGAAAGCTAATTCAAATACATCAGGTTCCCTGCAGGATGGGGAAATTAAATCAAAGTTgcaaatttgaatgaaattatGAAGCTTATCGGTCATGAGAATAGATTGGAAATAGAATTACAACCAGCAATGTCGGGTTTAAGCACAGCAATGTAGAGATTTTAAAGTGCTTCAGCTATAAAGGATGTCAAACTAGAGCGGATTTAAAGACTTCGGCGACCATAGAGGGATAAGAAAATATTTGATCCACGACATATCGCTGTTGTAATATGTTCATAAACATCTCTCAGTTTGGTGCTgggtaataataaaaaaaaaatagtgctCACAATGTGGAAAATTACTTCAAAAGTTTATTATAAAAAGCAGTGCCTTAATGCACACCGCTTTTGACAAGGATTGTGCGGTGTGCAAAAAGAGTAGTATATATAATTACATTGTGAATATTCTTCCTGGGAATCTGCTAAAATTGACGTAATAAATACCGCCTAAATGGCCAAGTTTTAACGCCTCTCGGCCAACACTGAGCCTTAAGAATTAATCCACCGTTCCAAGAGCGGTAAAATAAAAGTAATCTCCCTTTGGATCGAACCTTTTACCCCTAATTTCCGCGAGACTAGCTCAAAAACAAGAAATGGCGCGGCGCCTTTCAAACGCTTTGGCTAATTATAATTAGCAATCGCGTTGTCCTCACAAAAAAACCTGTATACGTTTCTTCATGGAATATACCTTATAATACAATTCATGCTGTTAAATTATATAATAGTACTCTAAAAAgaatatgattttaaaaaaagttgcaTCTGTCTGCATGGTAACAAAACCTTTCGAAGTTGTTTCACGAATCTGACCGCTTGTCAAACCTTCAAACAATACGAAAATAAATGTCGTGGCCATTTCGTTTGTATAAAGAAACTtcgaaaattacaaaattatgaACACTAGCCAACGTGTAGTGGACTGTGTAACGAGCATTATATGATCAACAAGAAAATGTGGCCGAGAGAAGGAAGACGCCTCTCCAAAGCGAATTCGATCTTGGTAATTAGGAGATGTTTTGtcgccatttttaagaaaacgtACCTACTGTTCAATAAAAAAGGGTTCACCTCGTAAAATGAAGAGTCACCGTTATTCTTTTGCCTCAAACGAAAGCTTCTTTTCCATAATCGCCTTGTAGTTTATAGGTGTCTTTGTATCCAACATCACTTAATGCGTAGCTGCCTTCGTCTCGTTTGCGGAGCCGATATACGAGGAAAGCGATGAGAATAACGGCACAAACAGCTCCCACGACAACTGCTGCAATAACTTCAGCAGTGAGAACTGTTATTACTCCTTTTTCGCGGTATCCTTTTTCGCCGACGTCGCCGACGCGATCACCTTCGTTTTCTTTCAATGCCAAAGCATCAGAATCATCGGAGTTGGGTTCTTTGCCCACACCACCAAATCCCACATCGTCTTCACCATCATGGCTTGTTGAATCGTCGATACCGTTGTCTGTGTGTTTCTCGGTGGGTTCTTCAGTCTTTTCTGGGATATCGTTGGTGATCTCGGTGGTAGTTTCGCCCTGTGTTGTGGCCGAAGTTTCTGTGGTACTGGCGCTCGCAACAGAAACATCCACTCCGTCTGTCTCGCCACTACCGCTACCACTTTCGGCTGAACCATCAtcttcgtcttcttcatctACTTCACCCATCGGCTTCCACGTGTCAGAAGTTTTTGTGCTTGGTACCGAATCGTCGATGTCTATCAATCCCTCATAGTTCGCCATCGCGCCGTCGAATCTCAGCAAAGCAGTAGAGACAGCGACACAGACGAAAAGAAGCAGTTTTGGCCTCATTGTAAGTCCAAATGTCCTTAATCACTTTGAAAATGACTTCaagtcgttttttttcttttcgttaaTCGTTGGATTATTCTCGCAAATAGAAGATTTATACCGTCTCCACACTCACGACAGTCTCCTTCTCGAGAAATTTACCTTGTGCATTCTTTCCAACTTTCTGTCAATCAAATGACGTCAGTGTTAGCCTCCAGAGTTGACATATGACCAATCACATTTTTGGAGTAATATTTCACTTGAAAGGGAATTCACTTTGGTCAATGCGCCTTCCGATTAAAAATAGCACCTCTGAAACAATACACAAAAGCGGGATTAATTACCCGCAGGAAGTTTAAGGCGGGCCCAAAAACTAACCGCGTGGTAAGTTTTAACATGCATGCGATATTTTGTCATGGGGCGCCGCCTCGTTGGTAGATTCCTCGGGAATTACCGGAAGGCACATTTGTGGACTGTCCTATCAACTATTATTAgcgaattattttaaattagaaGTAACTTTTAACAAGTCTAAATAAAAGATTTATTCCAACGCGGTTCCCTTGTTTTTTCGTGGTACCTGCTAGCAGGCAAATTGAATGACATCAATATTGAAAATCCTATTGCGTATTAGTATCTGATAACGTTCATAATACACCTAAAATTACTtcaaagtttgtttacagcgATCGGTTCTAAAATATACCAATTTTACACATTTTACAGCAGCAAATACCATTCATTTCTACAGCGTAGTTGTTTGGGTGTACAATATAAAGAGATTTGATTACTGTTACTGTggtaattgtaatttcaaacgCGATAAGGACGATAAGGCCTTTGCGTTTAACAAAAAATTCCAAATCGGCCTCCtggcaaaccaatcaaagccGTCGACATAGTGTTAAAAGCTGCAGATGAAGTGGGAAATAATATCGTTTTTGACTTTCTCTTTTTAGGCTTGCGTTTGTGCGTTCGTGTCAGTTGTTTTACCGAAAACGTATCCCGAGCTAAACGACTATTACCCTTCCCCGCGGGAGGAGGGGGTTGGGGAGAGGAAAGAGGAGCGGGAATTTACATAGGGGCCATCTAGTCAAATTTAAGCaaaggagagagagagaaaaaaaagcttGCCCTCTCCTACTTATCTTTTTTTTACATCTGAGGGTAGGATCACCATTGAAGTTGTTGGATTGTCTGGAAAACTGGAAAGACTTTTATTAATTTTGACAAATAATATAGTACATGTATTTCTAAATGCCAAATCGGCCTTTTTCAGGAAAGAGATGACTGAGATGGATTACAATCAATCTCCAGGGACACGGATAACAGTGATGCAATATACGAATGCTGGTGGACGAATACAAGAAGC is a window of Montipora foliosa isolate CH-2021 chromosome 5, ASM3666993v2, whole genome shotgun sequence DNA encoding:
- the LOC138004311 gene encoding syndecan-2-like, encoding MRPKLLLFVCVAVSTALLRFDGAMANYEGLIDIDDSVPSTKTSDTWKPMGEVDEEDEDDGSAESGSGSGETDGVDVSVASASTTETSATTQGETTTEITNDIPEKTEEPTEKHTDNGIDDSTSHDGEDDVGFGGVGKEPNSDDSDALALKENEGDRVGDVGEKGYREKGVITVLTAEVIAAVVVGAVCAVILIAFLVYRLRKRDEGSYALSDVGYKDTYKLQGDYGKEAFV